The window CCAGTGAAATTCGGTGGTTTGTCCCTTCGCTGGCTCTTTACTGCGCCCGGGCCTTGCCGAGAGCAGGGCAGCGGCTCGGGTGCCGAAGTCGGGGTGGGAGCTGGTTTGAAGCGGGCTCTGTAGCAAAGGGACAGAGCGAGGCGTGAAATAACACCAGGCATAATTCGGTTTTGTTCCAGGGGAGTACATTAAAACATGGAGACCCAGGTACTTCCTTCTGAAAAGCGACGGCTCTTTCATCGGCTACAAGGAGCGGCCCGAGACGTCTGATCACAGCTTGCCACCTCTGAACAACTTCTCGGTCGCAGGTGCGTCTGCCGGCTAAACCCAGAGGTGCAGGGGGACCCCCAGGGACACGTccgtgtctctccccagcagatgCACGTCCCCCTTCTCATGGTGCCCATGTCCCCTCTGAAGCCAAGAGGAGAGTTCAGTCTCCAGGAGCTTTGGGCCATGGTGCCCGACATTAGTACCCCGCGAACGGCTTGTCCAGCAGCTGTGTTCCCCTCTCTCGCTGTGGGGCTTGGAGGTGACCGCCCCGGAGCGCTGTCTGGCAGCCTGCCCCGCTGTCGCTCGGGGGAGAATAGCAACCGGCTGCCCGACACTCGTGTGTGGGACTAGTGCGGGTTTAGTCCCATAGTGTTAGCACCGTTGAGAGCCCTGGTGTGGACAGGCTGCCGGCTGCCGTCTTTGAAAGGAAGCTGGCACCCTGCAGAGGTGGCACCGGGAGGTGGCTGGCGCCAGGCCCCGGGTGCTGCATGTGAGGCCGACAGGCGGCATTTAAAAATGCAGGGTAGGGATTTTAATGGGATCCTGCGCTGAACAGGGAGCCAGTGCAGGAGGTTCCAGGTTAGCAAAGGGGACCTGGTCTCAGAAATCGGGGCAGCCTGCACTCCGCCCACACCcactctccctctgcccccagaatGCCAGCTGATGAAGACAGAGCGCCCCCGGCCAAACACCTTCGTCATTCGGTGCTTGCAGTGGACGACTGTCATCGAAAGAACCTTTCATGTGGACTCTCCCGATGAGCGGTAGGTGCAGCTCCACACACTCCCGTCTGCGTCACGGGGCGCCCGCCTCCTCCAGGCCACCACGCAGCACAGGGCCTGGCGGGTAGGGGGGGCAGGTTCCCTGGGAACTTAGCTCTTTGTCTTCAGATTCCTTGGCAGCCACCTGCCAGCCAGCCCTCCCAGACCTGCTGAGAGGCAGATGTTCTCCCCACAtcaagggggagaggggggcagagagagaagggTGTGTCCACCCTAGACCCCCGCAGACCGACATCAGGGACTCCCTGCATGCTGGGCGTGGCACCGAACAGCTCTGGTCTGAACAGAGGGTGGGAACGGGGATGTGAAGTATTTCGGTGCCAGGCAGGAGTGTTCACGTGATCCTCCCCTGGAAGGCCAAGCTAGGGGCCTCTGGCTCCAGGTGGGCTGTGCCTAGCTGTTATAGGGGAGGAGACGGAACTCTGTCTGGCTCTCTGTACCCCAGGACCCGCAAAGACCCCCTTCGTGGCAGGCTGGAATTTCTCCCGCGAGTCCCAGCTCCCTGCTAGAGGTGCCTGGCTGTGAGCTCCTTGCCCCGCAGCCTCTGCTGCCCTGGGAGCTCTGGCGAGGTCAGGCAATGCCAGCTGCCACCCGGACAGGCGTGGGACCTGCAGCTCATGTGTACTGGCTCCACTGAGCGGAAGGGAATGGAGCGGTAGCGAGCAGGTGCGCTGGTAGGGGTGGGCCCATGCATGCCCGCCCTCTGCCCAGCTGCTGGCGTGGAGGTGCCCAGGTCATGGGAGCCGCCACGGGAACTAGCAAGGAGCCTGAGGGGCGCAGGCGTGGCCTGCCTTGGAGCGTTGCATGCTGGGACAGCAGGTCCCCTGCCCctcgtgtgtgggggggtgggattaGGCCTTTTGACCTGGGACCTGGTTATGCGTGGCCATCGGCCGCAGTGCAGAGCAGGTGTGTGACACTCTCCTTGCACCAGAGTGAGGGGTGCCAGGAGGCGCTAGGTCGCGGGGAATTGAAGCAGGCTGAGCAGCTGATCTGACAGACCCTCCCCCACCGGCAGGCGCTTCGTCTGGGGAACCCCACTGATGGCTCGGTAACCCTCGGGCACTGGCCGAGTGGGCACCCTTAGCtggtttggcctggctgccctgtGTGGCTTCCCGGCTCCCGCTCAGCCTGGTGAGCGAagctgggctctggcaggggctCCTGGCCGGAGGGGGAATCATGGTACACTGTGTGCACCGCTTGAGTTCTCCTCGGCTAGTTCCCAGGGGCTCCCTGTCCCCCTCGGGACCAGGGGGTCTCTAGGCAGCAGTGAGAAGAGCTGCTTGCTCTGAGCACAGCATGTCCTCACGCCAGGGGCCTCTTGCAACCGGAACAAGTGGGAAGTTTTGTGTCTGTGCTAATTGCAAAGGTCCGCTCCGAAGTGAGGCTGATGGGTCGCGCTGGCAGAGTGCGAACCGGGGGTGAGGAGGCCCGGGCTGAAATCGGTCAGGGCAGCGCTGGGACCCGGGGTCActgctgtgggaggaggaagCGCAGAATCCGAGCTGCCAAGACCCGGCCTGCTCAGAGGTGCTGACGCACCCGTCCATCCCTCGGCTCCTGCCGTGTTCTCCCCCTGCAAGCAGCAGTGTAgctgcctgggccctgctgccggtCCTGACCCCTGTGCTTACCGCAGGGAGGAGTGGATGCACGCCATTCAGACCGTCGCCAACAGCTTAAAGAACCAAGAGCCCGAAGAAGACACGATGGATTACAAATGCGGCTCTCCCACCGACACCACTGGGGCTGAGGAGATGGAAGTGGCCGTGACCAAGACCCGGGCGAAAGCAGTAAGATGGCTGGCGTGTTGAGGTTTctcagcggggggtgggggggtcgtgGTTTCGGGGGGCAGgatgggaaggaggtgggggaccCCAAACCTTGTTTCGGCTGTACTGTGAGGTCGCAGTCTGGGAAAGGTCAGAACCTTCGCCGTCGTGACGCTGTTCCTGTTTTCATTCGTTTGCTCCAAGCTGCTAACGTCTCCCGGCCAGGTTCTCCTGCGCGCTCGCTGAGAGCCTGGGGAGGTGGGATGGCGGGTCACTCCAGCTAGGTCCCTCACAGGGGCTGATCTCTCAGGACACCCGTCCCCTGCGACAGAAACGCACTGTGATTTCTTTCCCCCGGGCTGCATGAGGTTCACAGCACTTGTCTGAAACCGGTTCCCTTCCGTTTTCTCTGGCCAGTCATCTTCTGTCAGCTCCTGGGGGTCTTCTTccgtggggagggggaaaccatTGACTTTTTTCTGTGATTTCTGCAAGCCCCTCTCCTAGCCACTACATTGCATATTTGTCTGGAACAAGAGCCTGCTCCGCAGGGAAGTGGGAGTCGTGGTGTTTGAGGTTGGCCGTTGTGCACAGAAGCACACAAGACCGTGGTTCAAATTGCCAGGGTGAAACTGCCCCCCGTGCGcgccagagggctggagtggGCCGTAGCTGGGTGTcttgacctcatgctgttcttctaCCCAGGCCGGAACCGTTTTTAGAACTAGCTACCCCGGCAGGAGAACCCCTCGGTTTTCGATAGGCTCGTCGGTCGGCATTTCCCCACCTTCCAGCCGTCCCATGCCGCAGCGTTAACCCTCCCCCCGTCTGCCTTTCTTCCTAGACCATGAACGATTTCGACTACCTGAAACTCTTGGGGAAAGGCACCTTCGGCAAAGTGATCCTGGTGCGGGAAAAGGCCACTGGGCGCTATTACGCCATGAAGATCCTGCGGAAAGAAGTCATCATCGCAAAGGTACGCGGGGCCATTCGGGGAGGGAAGGGTCAGCACGGAGGGGCTTGGGGGCCTGAAACAAGGTGTATTCCAAACCTGCAGGCGTGTGCTGTGCATGCTGTTAGGTAACATCATCCTCTGCCGTTTGTGGCTCGCGGTccgtctctctcctgtgtgtgtgtgtttgcctctGGGAGCGGGGGCAGAAATTCTCACCTATGCTTCAAAGACTTAGAAATGAATGTGTTCACCCATTGCCATCCGCCTTCGGCTGTAAGctgcttggggcgggggctgtctttctgtgtggggtttgtacagcacctggctccAGGGGGGCTGCTACATGGCTGGGGTTCCTCAGGAGTAGAGCAATAAATGTGCGGGGGGGGACTGTGGGCGCTGAGTCAGCAACACACTTAAAGCACCTGCTTCACTTAAAATTCAGTGGGACTTGAGCATGTTCTCCAGCGCTTTGCTGGCCAGCGGTGAGCATTGTGCCTTGGCCACTGTTCCCCTCGGGCATGAATGCTGCCCCCCCAGGGCTGGATTCCGGTCCACACCTGCCAGCTCGAAGGCCAGCAGCTGCGGCTCGGTGGGATGGCCGGCTGGCTTTGAGTGCGCGACTGATCTCCTGCGGTGTCTGTCTCCCCGCAGGACGAGGTGGCGCACACGGTTACAGAGAGCAGAGTGCTGCAGAACAGCAGGCATCCCTTCCTGACGGTAAATCCGCCCCGTGGGTCTCCGGGCGGGCAGGGCGGCCGTGCCAGCCGGGGAAGTCCCCGTGGGTCTCCGGGCGGGCAGGGCGGCCGTGCCAGCCGGGGAAGTCCCCGTGGGTCTCCGGGTGGGCAGGGCGGCCGTGCCAGCCGGGGAAGTCCCCGTGGGGTCTCCGGGCGGGCAGGGCGGCCGTGCCAGCCGGGGAAGTCCCCGTGGGGTCTCCGGGCGGGCAGGGCGGCCGTGCCAGCCGGGGAAGTCCCCGTGGGGTCTCCGGGCGGGCAGGGCGGCCGTGCCAGCCGGGGAAGTCCCCGTGGGGTCTCCGGGCGGGCAGGGCGGCCGTGCCAGCCGGGGAAGTGGGCTGCTTACATGCCGGCCGAAACCTGAAAGATCCTTCAGACTCACACTGTCACCTCCATCAGCAGTGCAGCAAGTGCCCCTGGGAGGGGCAAAGCTCCAGGTCTTCAAACGGCGCCccgagctgggtgtctgggtgcagaGCGCTCATCTCTCGCTTGTCGGCGCCAGGGCAGCTGAGCCTGGGAGGGAGCACGAGCCAGGGCTGCGCAGTGGCTACTGGGCAATGAATGTGCTGAGTGCCCAGCTCCTGCCATTGGCCCCATGCTGGCGCTGGCAGCCGAGAAGCCCTGCGCTGGGCAGGACTTGCTCACTCATCCAGGAGGCCGCAGGGCGGGCCGCTcggcagcagccagcaggctcGGCGTGGGAGACGGGATTctagctctgcccttccctggcgCGGGAGCTGGAGTGACAGCACCGTAGTCCCTCTGCCGTCTCGGGAAGCGCAGAGCCATGCAGCCGGCCCCCGCCTCTTCTCAGCCGCTCCCTCTCTTGCAGGCACTGAAGTACGCCTTTCAGACCAACGACCGGCTCTGCTTCGTGATGGAGTACGCCAACGGAGGAGAGGTGGGTCCCGCCCGCACGGTGCGCTGGGTGCTGCCCGGCTACCTAGTCCCCAAGTGAAAATCAAACCGCAGCACGGACTCGGGGAGGGGGAGACGTCTGAGGCTGGAAATGCGAAGGGGAGAGATTCGGGAGCTGACCCGTTAGTGGGAGCTGCGGAAGAGCCTGTTCTGCCCCCCACACTGGTGAGGTGGCCTGTGGGCCTGGAGGAGGGCGTAGGGGGGTGCAGAGGAGTCAACAGGAAGATGACCCATGTCTGTgaccgacccccccacccccctctgcgGCAGGACAGAATTTCAACTTGTCCATCATCTATCTCACTTGGGGGGCTCTCCAGTCTTACCAGCAGCTTGTGCTGCAGGGAAGTGTCAGCCCCGGCCCCTGGTAGGAGCCCTGCCGTAAGGAGCTGTGACCCAgctagtcaggactcctgggttccctgcccAGCCATCACTGATTGGCCATCTGGCCGTAAGAATGACATTCTCCCAActatggggggtgggtggggattgTTACCCACCTCCCGTGGGTTGGGTGGCAGGTGTGGCTATGCAGCACTGAccagcctctcccagccagcGTTCCCGCTGCCGGCTGTCAGGCACCAGCTGGCCTGCTGCTGTGACTTCCCCCAGCAGGATTCCTGCTGGCCTTGGTAAGGGAAACACAAGTGTCTTTGAGGGAACCTTTCTGAACTGCCTGGCTCTGGGTATgttctccccctcctgccccgggcCTTCTCCCCGCCTCGGGGGCTGTCAACGTACAGGGCAGTGCGCGTCGGACCCACCTGCCGGCGTTCTCGCCGGCGCAGCTGCCAGAGCGCTCGGCCCTCGTTTGGCTGCTTCCGGGCTCTTACGGCCCCCGCTCTGTTTTCCTTCCCTCCAGCTGTTTTTCCACCTTTCGAGAGAGCGCGTGTTCACGGAGGACCGGGCCCGTTTCTATGGTGCTGAGATAGTGTCCGCACTGGAGTACCTGCACTCCAGGGACGTGGTCTACAGGGACATCAAGGTAATGTCAGGGCAAACAGCCGGTCCGCCCGGGTTCTGGCTAGCTCCCGCCTTCCGCAcctgtggctgcagctggagtCGGTGCTCAGAGCCTTTGGGAACCAGGctcttgcattttaaaaaatgaaactgaattcTACGCCCTTGGGTCCCTGTTCCCTCCTTGCTCGGCTCAGCCGGTGAGACGCAGGCAGCCGGTGAGTGTCTCAGCAGCGCTGTGCCCTGGCTGGATTTTGTCACTGCAGGAAGGTGTCTGGAGAACAGGAGGCAAGGGCCCCTTGCTCCTGTCCCTGCTTCTGAGGGCTGGACTCAGCAGAGGCTTGGCCGCGAGCAGCCCCGTTTCTCAGGGCTCCGTCCCAGCCCCCAGTACGGCCTGGCGAGCGCTTGATTCATGGAGAGGGTAGTTTAAAATTACTCTTTTACCTAACCTCGTGTTCTGGATGATCTGCCCTTGGCTCGCCTTTCTGCCCAGAGGCTGTGCCCACGAGGAGAGCCGGCTTCAGGGTGGGATTCTGGGCTGCTCCTGAATGCAGCCAACTGCCTGCATCCCTCGCAGGCCACATCAGGCCCAGTGCTCTCTCGGGGGTTGACGAGGATTGACTTGCTGTTGATCGTTACCCAGGACTAATGATGCTGGTGGCATCTTTATGCTTCCCTGGCCTGCCCCGGACTAGCCACTGCGCCCCATCGAGCTCACAGTCTCGGCTCTGTGTGGACAAGCGAGCGGAATTAACCGGAGCTTTGACCCCCTCGCTCCCTCTCTGCCTTTCAGCTGGAGAACCTGATGCTGGATAAAGACGGCCACATAAAGATCACGGACTTCGGGCTCTGTAAGGAAGGCATAACGGACGGCGCCACCATGAAAACCTTCTGCGGGACGCCGGAGTACCTGGCCCCGGAGGTATTGATCTTTCACTCTTAGGTGTATTACGATAGCACCGCCCTGACCCAGGCCAGGGGCCATTGGATGGGCAGAGACCGTGCCTGCCCGAAGAGCTCCCAGACCACAggtgggggggacgggactcGCCCAGACGGACAGTGACGAgcctgggagcagaacccaggcatcctgcctGCCCGGCCCGGACCCAGCCCCCTGGGCCAGGCCCACAGACGAAGGTCAATGTCCCGTGGCCGGGAGTGGGGTGTAACAGGAGGTTGGTGGCAGCGCTGAATGCTGCTGCTAGACACACCTCACAAACCAGGGCATCACCCTGACCTCAGGCCAGCAGGGCTCCTAGACACGTCCAAGAATCCTTCTGCTGCTCGGCTGGGACGAGGCCCTCGCTGCACCAGAACGGTCCCTTCCACTCCGTTTCTGGCCAGCTTGTTCCCCACTCTAAGGTAGAAACAAAGCTGATGAGGAAAACCCTTTGCCTAGGTGGATTAGTAtgtttagagcagggggctgggagccaggactcctgggttttctcccggctctgggaggggaggggggctagtGGCTGGACTCCTCTCCGCAGCTCACAAGCCCCCCCTTTTCCCCGCACAGGTGCTGGAGGACAATGACTACGGGCGGGCTGTGGACTGGTGGGGGCTGGGCGTCGTCATGTACGAGATGATGTGCGGCCGCCTCCCCTTCTACAACCAGGACCACGAGCGGCTCTTTGAGCTGATCCTCATGGAGGAGATCCGCTTCCCCCGCACCCTGAGCCCCGAGGCCAAGGCCCTGCTGGCCGGGCTGCTCAAGAAGGACCCCAAGCAgaggtgggtgggtgctgggcaCATGCACCCAGGGGCTCGCTGGGCCCAAGCTGGTCCCATGGCGCCAGCTCTCACTGGCTTTCTTCCGGGGGTGGCAGCTGCTCCACGGCAGGTGCGTCGGTCGCTGTGGAGACGGTCAGGGCTGGGAAAGCACCGGGAGATCCCCCATGGCAGGTGCAGACCAGAGGCGAAGTGTCCTCGGTCTCCTGCCCAGGAGAACCTGGGTTAAAGCTTCTAGGGCCTTCTctgggcaggtctctggcctgggttgGAGGGGGTCAGACcagctgatcacagtggtccccgcTGGCCTCGGACTCTAGGAGTCTAGACACAGAAGGTCCAGCGGGACCAGGCTGAGGGTCTAGGTAGACGCGCTGGTTTCGGTGTTGCTGATCGATACATGCCAGGATCCTGTGGATTTACAAGGGGCTCCCTGACCTTTGGCACCATCTGACTAAATGGATTTAAAATCGCACCTGGAAACCAGTGCAAGTAGCCCAGGCCCTGGAGCGAGGGCCAGGGAGTAAGGATGCTCTGTGTCTCCAGGCTCGGAGGAGGGCCAAACGACGCCAAGGAGGTGATGGAGCACCGCTTCTTCACAGCCATCAACTGGCAAGACGTGGTTCAGAAGAAGGTAAGAGGGGGGAACCCTCTTTGCTGTGGAGGTCCTGGGTTTTTTCTCATCCCCTGAACCACTTATCTGAAGAGTTCTCAGAACAGCCCGCTGCCACTGAGTGTACATGTGAGGCTGTGCAAAACCCACCCTTCGCTAACACCTgatcagcacagagcagagctCATGATATACCCCCACGTGGGCGCGGGGTGAGGGCCTAGGCGGCTCAGTTGCACGGCTTCTCGTTTCTTAGTTCAGAGCTGCAGTGATCGGTTTGCAgacctggggaaggaggggttgGAGCTGTGTCTAAAGCCAGCCCTGCTTTTCGCGGGAACCTCCCTTCACATGGCAGGCAGGCGTCACTGCTCAGCGACCTCTCTTGGGTTGGTCTAGGTGGAGCTGCACGGGATTAGCTCACGGGGTGAGTGGAAATCGACTCAGTCCCTGGGCTGGTTTCAGATGGCGAGCGGCGTCGCTCGGTGTAACAGGTTGGCTGACGCTGCCCTTCAGCAGACGTGCGAGCGTCCACTTGGGGCTGATGTGAGCTGAGGTGTAGCTGGGCCCTGGAATGCAGCCGAAGGGATGGTTTCGGTGGCAGGCGCAGACCCAGCCGCGCTGCCgtgctggggagggtgggagcCGGAGGGCGTTCCCTGTTACTGATGTCAGCCTCTCTTGCTCCACAGCTCGTCCCGCCGTTTAAGCCCCAAGTGACATCTGAAATCGACACGCGATACTTTGACGATGAGTTCACAGCGCAGTCGATCACCATCACGCCTCCTGACCGATGTGAGTATGGCTGAGCTGGCTgcgctgggctctggggaggggctgaAATGTGGGGAGCTCCACCCCACCCAGCACAGAAAGCAGGGGAAGCCTGGCTGGTCTAGTGGCCTAAGCACAGGAccgggagccaggattcctgagCTCTACCCACTGTCTCATGGCACCGCACTGTGTAGTGAGGACGTCAGCGCTGCCCTAGGGTCAGAGTGCGCGGGGCTGTACGCGGCGTGTCTGATATCCGTGGAGGGATGTCGGCTGAAAGACCCCAGGACGCAGGGTTTGATCACGTACTCTGGGAGCACTCACAAGGACCAGCCCAAATCCAGGGCCTTGTATTGTCGTGTGCTGATCAGACCACATGGCGAGAGCCGCTTGCGGAGGGAGAAGGGAACGGTGGTCCCCAGTGTAGACTGGGACCCAGCCTGGGAGTTGGGAGCAAGCCTCCACGGTTCCAGCCCACCGGGCCCCTGGTTTTCTCTTggtgggaaggaggcagagagaacACCACGTAGCCCAACTCTTGGGCATCTCGGGTTGCACAGGCTCTCTTTAGGCGATTTTTGGAAGCATCCAAGGGGTTTAGGAGCATGAGTCCTGTTGAAGGCCACCTGTGCTCCCAACTCCCTGTGGTGCTTGgagacccacccccacccccccataagccgcttctctctctgtctgcagaTGACAGCATGGACTCCCTGGAGGCCGATCAGCGGACGCACTTCCCCCAGTTCTCCTACTCCGCCAGCATCCGAGAATAGGCGGTGGCAGGCAGAGACTTGGGCTCCGAGCACGGGAGAACTTGTTGGTTTTGTTCCTTGGATTTCTCTCCAGCAATCTGGTCACACACTAGCCCGGCCCCCGGAGGCTGCAGGGCAGCCGCCCCAGCTGTTTGAAACTCAGCCAGGTTGGCATCACACCACCAGGCGAGCGGGGAGACGCTAGCTCCCCGTTTTGAGCTGCGTGGAAAGGAAGGAAGTGCTCTTGCTCCGTGGCTCTGAGCAGCTCCAAGCCCTGGCTGGTTCAGTACCATGgggttgcttttatttttaaactcctaGAAGTGCTTACAGCTTTTAAAGACACCCACCCCATGAGACAGCCCCTCTCTCAGCCTTCCTCCAGCGTCCAAGGGCCCAGCGAGCCGGGTTGTCAACTAGCCATAACCTAAAAAACAAAGACCAGGAGAGAGGTTCTTGGAGAGGAATCCTGTGGAATCGAAACTGACTTGCAAGGAATGACGCCCGTTCTGTCCAGAGATTTCTGTTGGTCACGGAGAGCGACTCTGTGTGGACGTGACGTAAGACGCCACGCGGAATCTCCGCTGGGACGCACAGTAAACCCTCCGAGCAGGCCGAGAGCCCGGCGGGTTGGCCCTCACCCCAAGGGCTGCTGTTTACTTCATTGCTCCGGTGCAGCGAGGAACACTGGCTCGCCAGCCCCAGGGTTGGGTTCCTGGTTCCTGTTTTCTCTTCTGCCTGTTACATCTTTGCAGCCCTTCCTTACACCTGCTGGGAAAGGGGCACCAGCTGGAGCCATGTGGATCTCTGcgggcaggcggggggagggagtCTGGTGGGCACTTGGAGATTCAGCAGGGCTCCCACGCACAAGAGCACTAAGGAAGAAGCCGGCCCTTTCCATGGGGAAGTGGCATGTCAGGAAGGGAGGGGGTTCTTGCCGGAGGAAAGCCAACCCCAGCCCACGGCGGTACCTGTGTCCGACGCGCACGGTTGTAAAAGCAATAATGTTTTTCTTCAAAGCTGCCTTAAAGCCAGAAGTCGGTGCGCTCGGTGCTGCGGTCCCTTCACACCCTGTGTGCGGCAGGATTTTACACAGAACGACCAGGCAGCTAATAAACGCTGCAGCGCTCGGCCGGAGACGCGCCTTCCTCCGCAGCTCCTGTGAGCCGCTCGCCCGCCGGCTCAGCCCCCAGACTTCGGGCTAATCTTTTCCCACAGCACACGCCAAAGGCCCCGTTTCCCCATTCGGACGCACCCTGGGCTGCCGTGGACACTGCCGAGGGGCTGGGGAGCGCTGCTCCGCCCGTCCCTCCCAGCACCAGCTCCTGGGCGGAGTGCATCGGGCAGCGGAGACTGGACAGAGAAAGTTACGAGTCGCGGGAGCTGAGCGCTCTTTCCCCATTGTCACTAAGCTGCCGGACCGCGTGGGTCAGACTCAAATGCTCTGAAACCATCTGCAGctttgaggggcagggggagcagctgccttCTGCTCCTCCCGGCATCCCAGAGCCACAGCGGGTCTCCCTGCCCAGCGTCTCTGAGCCAGTGTCTCTGAGCTTCGCCTGGGCCGGAAATCGCAACCCCTAGCCCAGTGGCAGAGAGCCATCCGAGCTGCATGGCCTGAGGCTGCCGATGCACCTGGGGTGCAGGTTACAGCCACGTTGTGCGGGTGAGGCGACCTCAGGGTGCGTGGCGGGGGGACCCTGACTCCGGGGGGTCTGCAGCCGCTTGGACCGAGAGCCTGGCCTGGCAGTTTTTCAGTTAGACACGTTTTGATGGGATATTCTCGCCTGCTCTGGTGCCCAAGCTGGGCTGCGTCCCTGGTGTGTGGGGTCTCTTTCCCCAAGATTTTTACTTAGGTCAGCCGGTTAGCCGTTAATTCTGGGGGTTCGTTCCCCATGGTGCCGTTCCCTTGCAGGCAATGGACGCACTGGTGAATGGCTGACGGCCAGGACACCACGTGGCCTCGTGTTTTGGTATTTAGCCGATTATGCCTGATTTGAGGGATGGGGGGCCAGGGCTCTCGGTACAGATGCCCCAAGTACTCAGCTTAGCTCTTCCTGCTGTGCAAGGTCAGGCCCCGGGATTGCCGCCTCGGAGCTCGGCATGCTTGCCAGCTCCTAATTTTTAAGCTCTTGAGTATTTCTGCCGCCTTTACCAGTGTCCGAGCCAGCGCCGATCTGGGTCCCGGTCCTCTCCAGCTGCTCCTCACTGAAGTCTCTGAATTTCTCAGGGAGGGCGGGAGCCTCGTCCCAAGAGCCGCAGCCGGCCGTGCAGCCTGGCTGGGATTTGGGAGAAAGactccccgctgctcagctgccACCCCGGACAGGCACCCTCAGCAGGGGGAGCAGGTAGCCGCAGGCCTGAGCCCGGGCTGAGGCTGCGGGATCTGGGGCTACTCAGTGAGGGGGTCCACAGGGCTCATACGCCGCCCTACCCTGCTGCAACTTCCCCTTAACCCTCCCGTCCCTGGCTGTGGCGCCCGCCCGCAGTTAGCTGGGCTGAATTTGAGGCTCAGGCTCTTTGCGCTCCGAGCCTGGTGCAGCCTCAGCCCCGAGAGAGGAGGGGGGACGGGTCTCGTGACCTGTCCCAGCCTGTGACGCACCCCTGGCAACGCTGGCACGGGGGTTGGGGCAGGTTTCCCCCGCTCGCTCAGGGTGCACCCGAGAGTCTTGGCAGCACTGGTCTGTCTCCTCCcgcagcccagggctctggcaggggaccCGCAGAACGGGAGGTGGCCCTGAGTGGCCAGAGCCGCTGGCTGGAGTTCATCTGGGAACTTCCCTGCAGGGAGGCCCAGGCTGAACGGAGGAGCTGGTGGTGTGCCCTGGCTCCCCTGGAGAGAAGCTCGTCTTCCCCCCTGCGATGGGGTCTGCTCCTGGC is drawn from Eretmochelys imbricata isolate rEreImb1 chromosome 23, rEreImb1.hap1, whole genome shotgun sequence and contains these coding sequences:
- the AKT2 gene encoding RAC-beta serine/threonine-protein kinase; translated protein: MNEVSVVKEGWLHKRGEYIKTWRPRYFLLKSDGSFIGYKERPETSDHSLPPLNNFSVAECQLMKTERPRPNTFVIRCLQWTTVIERTFHVDSPDEREEWMHAIQTVANSLKNQEPEEDTMDYKCGSPTDTTGAEEMEVAVTKTRAKATMNDFDYLKLLGKGTFGKVILVREKATGRYYAMKILRKEVIIAKDEVAHTVTESRVLQNSRHPFLTALKYAFQTNDRLCFVMEYANGGELFFHLSRERVFTEDRARFYGAEIVSALEYLHSRDVVYRDIKLENLMLDKDGHIKITDFGLCKEGITDGATMKTFCGTPEYLAPEVLEDNDYGRAVDWWGLGVVMYEMMCGRLPFYNQDHERLFELILMEEIRFPRTLSPEAKALLAGLLKKDPKQRLGGGPNDAKEVMEHRFFTAINWQDVVQKKLVPPFKPQVTSEIDTRYFDDEFTAQSITITPPDRYDSMDSLEADQRTHFPQFSYSASIRE